The sequence CCGCCGTCTTCATTAATAAACCACATCCGGGCATCGACCAAATCGTGCGGACCTTCATGGCAGAAGGCAACGGTGTTATCGTCGCCGGGACGGTAGATCGGATGGCCCAGCCAGCGGTTTTCCTGCAGGATGGTTGCCGCTTTACCGCTGGACAAATCAATACGAATCAGGCGGCAGCACGGATTGGTAAAGTAAAACGCCTGGAATTTTTTCCAGTCCGTCAATGGTTGCCAATCTTCTTTGCTGATTTCAATCCCCACCATTTTGCTACAGTCGGAATTGGCCACCCAGGTACCGTATCCCACCCAGTCTTCAGGAACCTGATAAATCCTTTTCTCTTCCAGCGTTTGCAGATCGACGCGCCTCAGATCGCGTCCGTTTTTCACGTAATAGAGCGCCTCGTCATCGGGAGACAGAAAACCGCCAAAGGTATTGTCGCCCTCGCCCTCGGTCAACTGCGTGGCCTGCCGCGTTTTCAGATCCAGCAGGTAATAGTTCCACGGGCCGTCAAACGCGCCGCCAAACAGCAGCTTGCTTGCGTCGCGGGTGAAGCATTTCTGATAAAAGTAGTTGCGGTGGCAAATGACGTCGGGCGGGGTTAAACGCACAACTTCGGTACCGGTTACTGAATCCTGATAGGTATGAAACGCCAGGGAGAACTTGTTGCCTTTGGCCATCCGTAAAATCCTTAGAATTGATCATGAAGAATCTGACGCCGCGCGCGCAAGCCATGTTCTTATCCGTTGTCGTCTGCAACCTGGCAACCCGTCTCACGCGATAACGTCGGTTATCATGACATTATAGAAACGACGTTTCATTTTTTCCGTGATCGCGATTTTATTTTATAAAGCATGAGCTATATTTTCATCCCGGCATGCAGATTCAATGACATTGCCACTACGAAGGAAAGGCAACGAATACTCGCGCCGAAAAACAGAAATGACAAAGGCCCGTATGGGCCTTTGAGGTTACCGCCATCGTCATCCCCGCGCAGGCGGAAATCTCAGCGACACCGAGTCGCCAGCAGAAAGATCCCCGCGTACTGGGTTATTTCAGGTAAGCGCCCGAACGCAGGGCTTCAATACGCTTGTCCAGCGGAGGATGCGACATAAACAATTCGCTGAACGACTTGGATTTACCGTTGATGCAGAAAGCCAGCATGCTGCTCTCTTCCTGTGGTTCATAACTGGTTTTCAGCCGTTGTAACGCGGCAATCATTTTTTCACGCCCTACCAGCTTCGCCGAACCGGCATCCGCATGGAATTCACGATAGCGGGAGAACCACATGGTGATAATGCTGGCGAGAATACCGAACACCAGCTCCAGCACCGTCGCCACGGCAAAGTAGACCATCGGATTGCCGCTGCCGCCGCCTTCATCCCGATTGCCGGACAGAAAGCCGGAAGCGAGCTGGGCAATCAAGCGGGAAATGAAGATGACAAAGGTATTCACCACGCCTTGAATCAGCGTCATGGTAACCATATCACCGTTGGCCACGTGGCTGATTTCATGAGCGATAACCGCTTCCGCCTCATCGCGGCTCATGTTTTGCAGCAACCCGGTGCTTACCGCCACCAGCGATGCATCGCGTCGGGCGCCGGTGGCGAAAGCATTGATATCCGGCGCGTGATAAATCGCCACCTGAGGCATCACGATGCCGGCCTGTTGAGACTGCGAACGGACAGTTTCCAGCAGCCAGCGTTCCGTTTCGTTACGTGGCTGTTCAATGACTTCGCCGCCAACGGATCGTAATGCCATCCATTTGGACATCAGCAGCGAAACGAACGCGCCGCCAAAGCCGAACAGCCCGGCCATAATCATTAGACCCTGGACACTGCTGGATTGAATTCCCGTCAGGCTAAGTACCAGCCCGAAAACCAACATCACCGCCAGGTTGGTGATCAGGAAAAGCGCAATACGCATCATAGCAGTCTGATTTCCTCTCGCAGAAAGATAAAATTTTGTAACACCCATATCGTATGGGCTACGGCGGCATTTTCAAGCATTCTTAACTTTTCAGTTACTAAATCCACATAACTTTACATTTTATAAGGAGAAAGTCTTATACGACCAACAGGAGCGCGAAGGCTCCTGTTGGCGAAGATCGTAGCTAAAATGTTACCTTTATTTATCAGCTTTGCGCATGCGCCATCGTGGCCTTCACGGAGGGTGAACGTTGCAGTTTCGGCGGTTTAACCCACAGGGTTATCATGAACGAAACCAGAGACATAACGATTATCGCCACAAATGTCGCGTGAAAACCGCCCAACTGCGTGGCAATAAACGATCCGGACAGCGCGCCGATGCCGAACCCCTGATAGATCACGCCATAGTTTTTGCTGTGATTTTTCATCCCGAAGAAGTCGCCCACAATCGCCGGGAATATAGTGATATTGCCGCCGAAGCAGAAAGCGACGGCGCTCACGCAGGCAAAAAACAGCAGCGGATTGAGCGGCAAAAACGTCATCACCGAAACCGCTATGGCGGTCACCAGCAGGGTAAAGGAGATCACCCGCAGGCGGCTCATTTTATCTGAAATCGCCCCCAGCACGATACGCCCGACGGTGTTGAAGATGGCAATGGCCGACACCGCGTTGGCCGCCGTCGCCATATCCATGCCGGCCATCTGTACCCCGATATCTTTTACAATGCCGATCAGATACAAGCCGCTCATGCAGGCGGTAAAAAAGATGATGAACAGCAGGTAAGACTCTTTTACCGCCAGCATCTCACCCAGGGAAAAATCCGCGGCTCGACGCTGGGACGCCGGCGAGGTCGCCACCGAATCGGCGTTTGGCTCTTTCAGCAACGAACTACCGAGGGTAATCATCGCCATCACAATGATCCCCCAGTAAAAAAAGGCTTGCGATACGCCGACTTCGGCAATCAGAAAACTGTTCACGTATTTGAACAGCAGGCTTCCGGTACCGAAAGCGCCGACGGAAATACCGGCGATTAATCCTTTTCGCTCCGGAAACCACTTAATCAGATTGGAAAGCGTGATGATATACGCGGTGCCGTCAGCAAAGCCGACTACCATCCCCATCAGAATATAAAACAGCGACAGCGAGGAAACGCCGGCGCTGGCCATCAGTCCTAATCCCAACGCCATGCCGGCGAACAGGGTCAAACGGCGGATACCGATTCGTTCCTGAAATTTCCCGGCAAACAGCGTGGCCACCGCCAGACAGAAGCTGGTGATGGAAAAGGTGACGGCCACCGAACTCAGCGACCAGCCAAATTTATCGACCAGAGGTTGATTAAACAGACTCCAGGTATAAATCGTCCCCAGCCCCATTTGCGCAATAACGGTGCCTAAAACGATCATCCCCCGGTTTACTGGTTTGGCATTCATGGGTTTTCCCCTGCATCAAAGTTTGGTCCGAATCACTCGGCACGCTAAAAAATATAGGCTGGCGCGCGGAAGGGAATATCGCCGAAAACGCCGTCAGCTTATGGTCTGAAGCCAGTATACAAGCGGGCTGACGGCGATTGTTCGAACGGGGAATGAGATGCCTGAAATGCGGAATGAAATGCCGTTAAAGACGCATCAACGACCTGAACTCTTTTATTTTGCTGCGGCTCACCGGGACTTCAAAATCCAGGTCGTTCAGCCGCAGGATATAAGTGTTGTTAAACCAAGGAACGATTTCACGAATTTTGGTCAGATTTACGCCGTAAGAACGGTGGCAGCGGAAGAAATAATCCTCCGGCAAGCGGCTGCAAAACTCGGTGATATTCATCGGCATGATAAACTCCTCCCGCAGGGTATGCACCAGCGTGACCTTTTCCTGGGCGGCGGCATAGTAAATATCACCGATGTCCGTAACGATAATGCGTTCATCCTTCATCAGGTTAACGGTCTGATTTCGCGCCGCGCCCAGGCTATTGCCCTGCTCTACCGCCGTTGCCGTCTGCCGCTGTTGCCAGTCCGCTTCCAGTTTGCGCAGCATGGTGACGATTCGCGATTCATGATACGGCTTGAGAATATAATCGAAAGCGTCGACTTCAAACGCTTCGACCGCGTGCTCCTTATACGCGGTAATAAAAATGATATAAGGTTTATGCGCAAACTTACTGATATTTTGCGCCAGGCAAACGCCATCAAGCGAAGGAATATTGATATCCAGGAAGATGACATCGACCTCGTTATGCTGCAGATACTTTAGTACGTCGATTCCGTCTTCGAACGTCTCTTCAATACGGATCGCGCCGTGCTGTTTGATAAGATAACCCAGCTCTTGCCGCGCAAGGAACTCATCCTCAACAATAATGCCTCTCACTGACTCTCTCCTGACTGGATAACGGAAGCGTTCATCGTGGCGCGCGCGCCTGGCGTTTGCGGAATAATCGGCTGCTGTTTATCGGGCCGGGGAATATAGAAGGAGATTTCCGTTCCCGGCTCCAACCGCCGAATATGCAATCCCTCGCCGTAAAGTAAACGCACCCGATGATGAACATTCAGCAGGCCGATTTTATTTCCGGGCAGTTCGTTTCTCGCCACCCTTTCCATGGTTTCCAGGCTGATGCCATGCCCGGTATCTTTCACCGCCACCAACAAATGGTCGCCCCGATCTTTCACCGACACCACGACGGTGCCTTTTCCCCGGCACGGCTGAATGCCGTGCACAATGGCGTTTTCCACCAATGGCTGAATTAACAGGCTGGGGATTTTATACGACAGATCGTCGTCAATATCGTAGATAACGGTTAATTTCGCGCCGAAACGCGCCTGCTCAATGGCAATATAATCGCGTATTTGATATAGCTCTTTTTTTATATCGATCGGTTCGTCGTCGTTCAGTTCCAGGTTGTAACGCAAATAGCGCGACAGATTGATCACCAATTGGCGAGCGGTATCCGGATTGATGCGTATCGAGGAGGAGATGGCATTCAGCGCATTGAACAGAAAATGCGGATTAATTTTACTCTGTAGTGCCCGAAGCTCCGCTTTGTTCGCCATGTCCCGCAGTTGCTCCATGCGGGACACCTCAATCTGCGTGGATATTATCTGGGATAGCCCCACCGCCATCACGCGCAGCGAATAGGTAATTTTGTGCGCGTGGCAGTAATAAATTTTCAATGTCCCGGTTACTTGCCCATGTTCCCACAGCGGGATGACGATCATCGAGTGAATTTGCGGCGTCAGATGTTGTTCATCATTATTTTTGATAATGATTTTCCCATCGTTAATCGCCAGTTGCGTCATAGGGCTGATGATATCCTGCCCAATATTATATTTTTCTTCCCCGACGCCGACATAAGCCAGAATATGCTGCGTATCGGTGAGCGCCACCGCGTCGGCATTGATTTCGCTGCGAATGATATTGCAAATAGCGGTTAACGAATCGCTGTTGATATTGCGGAAATACGGCAGGGTTTTGTGGGCGATGTCCAGCGCGAGCTTTGCCTGTCTGGCGGCGATCGCTTCTTTTTCGTTGGCGACGCTCTGCACCAGCAGAACGATCAAGCCGATACATACCGCCCCCAGAATCATCGGCGCCGCTATTTTCGAGACAATCTCCACCCCCAAAGCCGTAGGCGTTGCCCAGACCACCACCAGCAGCATAGTCAATGACTCGCACAGCATTCCGCCCAGAATCCCCATGCTCCACTGCCGCTCTTTTTTCACCTTCTTATTAATATAACCGGCCGTCACCCCGGCAATAACGCTGGTGATCAGACAGGGAACGGAGCTAATGCCGTCAATATCAATTAAATAACGATGAATCCCGGCAATCGTCCCGGTGGCGATGCCGACCCAGGGTCCAAACAGAATACCGCCGGACACTACCGCAATCACGCGTACGTTGACCAGCGAGCCTTCGACATTGATGCCGGAATATGTGCCAAACAGCGCGAACAGAGAAAAAATAGCCGTAACCGTGATGCGCTCGCCGGGAGAATGCCGATCTTTTTGCAGCAATTGACGAAACTGCCGCGTTCGGGTAAGAAAGAACAGACAAATCAGCATCAGCGCGGCGCGATCGAACACCGCCAGCAACATCTCGAATATTTCGCTCACGGATCATTCCAGCAGTAAGACAACGGCTGGTAACTATAGAAAAAATGTGATCCGGATTCCACTTTTAACTGCCCCTAATCCCTGGCGTCATTCCAGACGCCGATGCGCTAACTCTCCCTTTAACCGACGCTTTATGCAATTTGAGCCGCCGGGTGAAATCCGCCGCTGACATTGGACGCCCGAACAAATATCCCTGAGCCTCCTCGCAGCCTTTGTTTCTTAGCCGCTCACACTGTTCCAGCGTCTCGACCCCTTCGGCAATAACCGCCAACCCAAAACTTTTTCCAAGATAGAGAATTGCCCGGACAATCGCCGCATCCGAAGGTGATTCACACATGGTGCGAACAAAGGTTTGATCGATTTTAAGGCGCGTTACCGGATAGTTTTTTAACATGCTGAGCGAAGCGTAACCGGTGCCGTAGTCATCAAACGCAATACCGATTCCCGCACTGCGTAGTGCATTGAGCGGCTGCAACATATTTTCATCGTAGCGCAGAATGATGTTTTCGGTAATTTCCAACTCCAGCGACTCAGGCGGCAAACCGGTCCGGTACAGCACATCCATAATCTTCTGCGACAGCGTACCCGAGCGAAACTGGGCGCTAAACAAATTAATGCTGATGCGAAAATTTTCAGCGCCGGCATTGCGCCATGCGGCGGCCTGCTCGCAGGCCGTCTGCATCACCCAGTCGCCAATGCATTCGGCCCAGGTGCCATGTTCCAGCGCAGCAAGAAACGCCGCCGGACCGAGTAACCCCTGATGCGGATGGCGCCAGCGAAGCAGCGCTTCCGCCCCCACAATTTCATTATTCGACAGCGAGACCTGGGGCTGGTAAAACACCTCAAACTCATGTCGTTCATAAGCACGGGCAAACTCGAGCTGAAAGGCATGCTTTGCCTGAAAATTATCTCGTAGCTGTTGAGTAAAAAAACGATGGCAGTTGCGGCCTTCGGACTTGGCCTGATAAAGCGCCAGATCCGCGCTGGTCAGCAGATTCTGGGCGGTAATGCCGTCCGCGGGGTAAAGCACCATGCCAATGCTGGCGCTGATATTGATTTGCTGGTCGTCAATAACTATCGGCTGGGAAATTTCATGAATAATGAGCTCGGCAATCTGGGCCGCCACTTTCTGACTGTCCAGACCCGGGAATAATAAGGCGAACTCGTCTCCGCCCATACGCGCCACCAGATCGCCGGCGCGTACGCTGGACTGGATTTTTTTTGCCACGTTAACCAAAATAGCATCGCCGCTGGCGTGCCCCAGACTGTCGTTAACATCTTTAAAACCATCCAGATCGACCATCATTATGCAAACCGACGCTTCATTTTTCAGCGCCTGCACCAGGTTTGAGGTCAATAAGTTGCGGTTTGCCAATCCGGTCAGCGGATCCATATGCGCCAGTAAAAACAACCGTTCCTCATTACGGCGGCGCTCGCTAATATCACGCAGGATGGCGCCATAACTGACATGCGCATTGTCCCGCCACGTCGAGATGGAAAGCTCGACGGGAACCAGCGCGCCGCCTTTGGTCCGTACCTTTAATTCCAGCGTGGCGCCTTTAGCCAGAGAATCGCTATCCGCAATCAGCTGATTTAGCCGATCGAGAAAACAATCGGGGATGATGGCGTGAACGTCCTGCCCGACGACCTCGCTGCCTGTATACCCGAGCATCTGCTGCGCCGCGGCATTGCAGAAAGTAATCATTCCCTTTTCATTAATACAGATAATGGCATCGGGAGAGGTAGTGGAAATATTTTCAAAACGCACCTGACTCGCCTTGCGCGCCAGCGTCAACCGGCGCATCTCCAGTTTATCCATAACCAGCGTAGCCAGATCCCGCAAATTGTGTTTATCCCTGCCGCTAAGAGGCGAGCGAGGATTGATATCAATGATGCACAGCGCCCCGATGGCATGACCGGATTGCGCCCGTAACGGGACGCCGGCATAAAATCGAATATAGGGAGCGCCGGTGACCAGCGGATTATTGCTGAAGTTCGGATCCTTATGCGTATCGGGAACCACCAGAATTCTCTTTTTCAGAACGGTATGCAGACAGAAAGCGATATCTATCGGCGTTTCACTGAAGGAAACCCCAACGCCTGCGGCAAGTAGCTGCCGTTCGGATTCTAATAGCGAGACCAAAACAATAGGTACATTAAAAACGTTTGCCGCCAGATTGACCAGATTATCAAGGTCGGGATCGGCCAAGGTATTTTTAATGCCATATTCATGGAGAGCGGCAAGACGATTGGCTTCATTACCTACTGTTGGCGCATGCCTCATGGGTTTCCCCCTATGCTTTCTGTTTTTCGGTATGCAGATTAATACGCAATTATTCAGCTATAAATCTAACTAGTTGCGCGATGGTGCAGAACAGACACACTAAAAATCAGTGCTGAAAAACAGAATAAATGAGTAACATATTCAGTTGGAAAGTAACAAAATCCTATTCCTTTATAGAATTATGGCAAAATATCGCCGATCTAACATCCCTGGGCAGGCAAAATAATAACAAATGTAAATATTAAAATCTTATGATGGATTGATCATCCAGGGTAGTACAAAAACAGACCGACCGGTCAGACTGCTGATACTCGGCCTTGCCGCCGGCATGTCGCTAACCGGTAAGTTCTTTGCTTGCAACACATCAATAATGCACAAGTTGATCAAACGATGTATGCTGAGTATGTTAAATTTTCGTTAGAGAAGCATGAATATACCTTTGCGGAAAAGTATATTTCGCAAAAGCAGACGCGGTTATGCAGGGGGAATTCGACCATGCGACGGCGTCTAAGCGCAACCATGTGGAAATACTTTTATCCTAAGCTGTACCAGCGTATTTTCACCTCTATTAAGGAGACATAATATGGCATACGCCACCACGAACCCTTACACAGGGGAACGGATCAAAACCTTCCCTGATGCGACAGATGCCGAAGTAGCATCGGCGATAGAACACGCGCACGCGACATTCCTGACATGGAAAAACACCTCGTTCGCCGAACGACGCGCCATCATGCAGCGTGCGGCCGATTTGCTGCGCAAAGATAGCGACAACCACGCGAAATTATTAACCCTTGAGATGGGTAAGCTGTTTAGCGAAGCGAAAGCCGAAGTGGAATTGTCCGCGCAGATCTTTGAATATTACGCAAAATACGCAGAATCTCTTCTGGCGCCGGAAAAACTGCCGGTGGCCGATCCCGCGGAGGGTGAAGCGGTCATATACCATGAACCGCTGGGCGTGCTGCTGGCTATCGAACCCTGGAACTTTCCCTACTATCAGATTGCCCGCATCATTGCGCCGCAGCTGTCGGCGGGCAATACCATCCTGCTGAAACATGCCTCAAACGTGCCGCAGAGCGCCGCGCTTTTTGAACGACTGATGCTTGACGCGGGTTTACCGCAAGGCGCGTTTAAAAACCTGTACGCCACCCGTTCTCAGATTGAACTTATTCTTAACGATACGCGGGTTCACGGCGTGGCGCTTACCGGTTCGGAAGACGCCGGCGCGCTGGTTGCCCAGCAGGCGGCCAAAGCGCTCAAAAAATCGACGCTTGAACTCGGCGGCGCCGACGCTTTTATCGTGCTGGCTGACGCCGAGCTTGAAAAAACCGCCAAGTGGGCGGTGTTTGGCCGCCACTGGAACGGCGGACAGGTATGCGTATCCTCCAAACGGATGATTATTGTCGATGAAGTCTATGATGACTTCCTTGAACGCTATACCGCAGGCGTTGCGGCATTGCGCGCGGGCGATCCGCTCGATCCCTCGACCACCCTGGCGCCGCTCTCTTCACAGAAAGCCGCCGATGAAGTGAGAGAGAAAATTCAGTTCGCCGTGGATCATGGCGCGACCGCAACGGAAGTCGGTCCCAAAGTGCCGCAGCAAGGGGCGTTCGTCCAGCCGACCATTCTGACCGATATTTCACCGGACAACCCGGCCTATTATATGGAGTTCTTCGGACCGGTATCGATGATTTTCCGCGCCAAGGACGAAGACGACGCGATCCGCATCGCCAACGACTCGCCTTTCGGTTTAGGCGGTTCCGTCTTCACCCAGAATGCTCAGCATGGCGCGGAAGTGGCGAAGAAAGTCTCGACCGGGATGATTTTTGTCAACCACCCGACCATGGTCAAAGCCGACCTACCCTTTGGCGGCGTGCGCCGTTCAGGGTACGGACGTGAATTAATCGGATTAGGCATCAAAGAATTCGTTAACCATAAGCTGGTCAACATTGTTGATATCGATGCTGAATTCTGATTCAGCGGTTTCGTAGCAGGACGACCCGTATTTGAATTTCCGCTGCGGAAATCAAGTACGGGTCTTTATTTAAACGCGACTTTTATGAAAAAATCAACGCGCTGATATCACAGCAGATAGCGGCATTGGCAGACGCCATCAAAAATAACGCCTAGCCGCCATCCCGTTGCGCCAATAATAACGTAAATGGTCAGCATTAATCCGAAAAGCACCGTCCGGCGGAAATACCAGGCCGACGGCGCTAATCAAATATATTAACCAGGATAGCATCAGGCAGGGAAATAGGATATCGAGTGTTCGGGCGCATCATTCTTTGCATTGATAATTAAATCCCACTCGCCAGTGTAAGGAACCGTTAAATAAACCTCCCCTTCCGCACTCAGCCTTATAGCGTCTTTTTCTGCTGTTTTATTTTGAGGGTTCACGGCCGGCGAACCGTTAATCATCTGAAGATCAAAGGTATTAGCGCATCGAACAATTACCGTATCACCGCCAAAAAGACTCAAACACGTGCGAATTACAGACATACACCCTCCGCGGCACACCGCCATTAGCATGCCTTTATGAAGCCAATCTATCGATCATTTCCCACAACGGGATTTTCATAACAACAAAATGTATACCGGCGGATTGTGATTTAGATCAAATTAATTCCACGTTTCCAACCAATCGCCGGTGGAATAAGATGAACCCATGGCAGACAACGTCTTATTAGGTTTTTTGATAATTCTTCATAACCGCGATAAACAATATAATCAGCGCGCCACGAGGGGAATTTCACAGAATAAAATGCGTCGCAAGCCGGTAAATAGCGTCTTCCACCAATTTTGATGCTGAACTCAACGCACAAAAAGCGCTACTTGGAAATTTGCGGCCTATACTTTTAAGGTCATAGTGAAATTGCAGAGGCTGGTATGCTTTGGTTTGAGGAAGGTTTATATCTGAGAATAAAACAGTTGGACAACGGACCGGCACCCTTGCCGCTTAACAACGGATTTAACTGCGAGACCGCCTACCGAGCCATTGGCGTGTTTAATCCGTCGGAAACGTCAGACGCCTATTACATTTTCTCCAACGACAGGGACGAGGTGTGGTTTATCTGCAACCGACATCTGCGCACGGTAGCCATATCGCCTGAACCGGCGGATTTCCGGCGGCCGCTGGCTTCATTTTAATTATTTCCCCGCTGACGGATATCTCAAATAAACAGGGCCATGCAAGGTGACCCGCTACGATACGAAGGCCATACTCACCTTTTCCATCGGAAAAAGCTATGAAATCATTTTTCCCTGGCGAACCGGAATCGACGATAATCAGCCCTGAAAATAGCTTTATGCGTTAATGCCTTGCCATTTATCCGGCAAGGCATCAGAGGAAAATTTGCATGTCCCATATTCATGACCGGCTTGACTGGAATCTGCTGCGCACATTTCTGGCGATTGTGCAGGAAGGGAACATCAGCCGGGCGGCCACCCGGCTGCATCTGACGCAGCCGGCGGTCAGTCTGGCGCTGAAACGTCTGGAGGAGCGGCTCGGACAAAACCTGATCGCCCGTAACGGCAACACTTTCGATCTGACCTCGGCCGGCGAACTGGTGTATCGCGAGGCGCTGGCGATTTACGGCAGCATCGCCCGGCTGTCGATGACCGTGCAGAACACGCCGCACGATCTCAGCGGCGTGGTGCGCCTGGCGTTGGTTTCCGGCGTCAACAGCGACATTCTGGATAGCGTGATATGCGAGTTCCACCATCACCATCCGCGCGTCAATTTTGATATTACCAGCGGTTCAAGCGCCGACGTGCAGCACGCCCTGCTGCATTATCAGGCCGGGCTGGGTATCTGCCTGAAAAACAAAAGCATACCGGGACTGTTGGATACGCCGTTGCTCCACCAGCGATACTTTCTCTACTGTGGGAAGCCGCATCCGCTGTTCGGGCAACCGCATCTGAATGTCAGCGATCTGCATAATGAGGATTTCGTCTCTTTCGCCAGCGAACAGTTGGACGGCGTACTGGCGCCGCTGGCGCTGTTCCGGGCGCAACAGGCGCTGGAGGGACGGATCATCGGCACCAGCGCCAGCCTCGACGAAGTGCGGCGCATGGTGCGCGCCGGGCTGGGGATCGGCGCGCTGCCTGAACATGTGGTGAATGCGGAAGTGGAGGCGGGGCATCTGTGGAAGCTGCCCCCCGACGACGGCATCGCGCGCATCACCCTGTACCTGATGTGGAATCAGGCGCCGAAACATAATCAGGCCGAAGAAGCGTTCCACCACCGTCTGCTTGAGGCGCTGCAACTGGCGGGCTATTAACTAATGCGTTAAATCAGCAACCGGGTATCGTTTTTCGGCAGCAGCGTCGCCGCCAGCAGCCTGCGGGTGTAGTCATGGCGCGGGTTGGCGAACGTCGCCGCGCACTCGCCCTGCTCCACTACCTTGCCCTGATACATCACGCACACCCGATCCGACAAGTGCTCCACCACCGCCAGATTATGGCTGATGAACACCATCGCCAGATTGAACTCCCGCTTCAGCGACAGCAGCAGGTTGATGATTTGCGCCTGCACCGAGACATCCAGCGCGCTGGTCGGCTCGTCACAGATCAGCGCCGCCGGGTTGAGTATCAGCGCTCTGGCGATCGCCACCCGCTGTCGCTGCCCGCCGGACAGCTCGCCGGGATAGGCGTGGGCCAGCCGGCGGGGAAAACCGACGCGGTCCAGCATATCCAGCACCTCGCGCCGCCACTCGCCGCCGCGCCAGTGAATACGCAACGGCTGCAACACGGTTTCATAGATGGTATAGGACGGGTTGAGCGACGAGTATGGGTCCTGAAATACCGGCTGCAACAGGCTGGCGCGCGCCAGACGCTCCATCTCGCGCACCGGTGTGCCGCGCAGCAGCACCTCGCCGCTTTCCGGCAGGTTCAGCCCCAGCATAATATTGGCCAGCGTGCTTTTACCGCAGCCGGACTCCCCCACCAGCCCAAGCGTCTCCCCGGCGTTCAGCGTCAGCGAAACGTTATCCAGCGCCTGTACCCGTCCGGCCGGCTTCATCAGCCCGCCGCCGATGCTGAACGACTGGCTGACGCCGTTGACCTGCAACAGCGGGCCGGTTTCTGTTTCACGATTCATAGCGGTTCCTCCGCGGTGCGAACGCACTCATAACGATGTTCCTCGCCGGTTTGCCGCACCGGCAGCGTCTGCTGGCATACCGGCTGCCGCCAGGCGCAGCGCCAGCGGAACGCGCAGCCGTCCATCTCGCCCAGCAGTTCCGGCACCCGCCCTTCAATCACCGGCAGATCGGAGCCGGGTTGCGTTTTACCCGGAACCGGAATGCTGGCGATCAATCCGCGCGTATAGGGGTGCATCGGCCGTTGCAGTAACTCCCCGGCCGG comes from Brenneria nigrifluens DSM 30175 = ATCC 13028 and encodes:
- a CDS encoding sensor domain-containing phosphodiesterase codes for the protein MRHAPTVGNEANRLAALHEYGIKNTLADPDLDNLVNLAANVFNVPIVLVSLLESERQLLAAGVGVSFSETPIDIAFCLHTVLKKRILVVPDTHKDPNFSNNPLVTGAPYIRFYAGVPLRAQSGHAIGALCIIDINPRSPLSGRDKHNLRDLATLVMDKLEMRRLTLARKASQVRFENISTTSPDAIICINEKGMITFCNAAAQQMLGYTGSEVVGQDVHAIIPDCFLDRLNQLIADSDSLAKGATLELKVRTKGGALVPVELSISTWRDNAHVSYGAILRDISERRRNEERLFLLAHMDPLTGLANRNLLTSNLVQALKNEASVCIMMVDLDGFKDVNDSLGHASGDAILVNVAKKIQSSVRAGDLVARMGGDEFALLFPGLDSQKVAAQIAELIIHEISQPIVIDDQQINISASIGMVLYPADGITAQNLLTSADLALYQAKSEGRNCHRFFTQQLRDNFQAKHAFQLEFARAYERHEFEVFYQPQVSLSNNEIVGAEALLRWRHPHQGLLGPAAFLAALEHGTWAECIGDWVMQTACEQAAAWRNAGAENFRISINLFSAQFRSGTLSQKIMDVLYRTGLPPESLELEITENIILRYDENMLQPLNALRSAGIGIAFDDYGTGYASLSMLKNYPVTRLKIDQTFVRTMCESPSDAAIVRAILYLGKSFGLAVIAEGVETLEQCERLRNKGCEEAQGYLFGRPMSAADFTRRLKLHKASVKGRVSASASGMTPGIRGS
- a CDS encoding NAD-dependent succinate-semialdehyde dehydrogenase, translated to MAYATTNPYTGERIKTFPDATDAEVASAIEHAHATFLTWKNTSFAERRAIMQRAADLLRKDSDNHAKLLTLEMGKLFSEAKAEVELSAQIFEYYAKYAESLLAPEKLPVADPAEGEAVIYHEPLGVLLAIEPWNFPYYQIARIIAPQLSAGNTILLKHASNVPQSAALFERLMLDAGLPQGAFKNLYATRSQIELILNDTRVHGVALTGSEDAGALVAQQAAKALKKSTLELGGADAFIVLADAELEKTAKWAVFGRHWNGGQVCVSSKRMIIVDEVYDDFLERYTAGVAALRAGDPLDPSTTLAPLSSQKAADEVREKIQFAVDHGATATEVGPKVPQQGAFVQPTILTDISPDNPAYYMEFFGPVSMIFRAKDEDDAIRIANDSPFGLGGSVFTQNAQHGAEVAKKVSTGMIFVNHPTMVKADLPFGGVRRSGYGRELIGLGIKEFVNHKLVNIVDIDAEF
- a CDS encoding LysR family transcriptional regulator; its protein translation is MSHIHDRLDWNLLRTFLAIVQEGNISRAATRLHLTQPAVSLALKRLEERLGQNLIARNGNTFDLTSAGELVYREALAIYGSIARLSMTVQNTPHDLSGVVRLALVSGVNSDILDSVICEFHHHHPRVNFDITSGSSADVQHALLHYQAGLGICLKNKSIPGLLDTPLLHQRYFLYCGKPHPLFGQPHLNVSDLHNEDFVSFASEQLDGVLAPLALFRAQQALEGRIIGTSASLDEVRRMVRAGLGIGALPEHVVNAEVEAGHLWKLPPDDGIARITLYLMWNQAPKHNQAEEAFHHRLLEALQLAGY
- a CDS encoding ATP-binding cassette domain-containing protein yields the protein MNRETETGPLLQVNGVSQSFSIGGGLMKPAGRVQALDNVSLTLNAGETLGLVGESGCGKSTLANIMLGLNLPESGEVLLRGTPVREMERLARASLLQPVFQDPYSSLNPSYTIYETVLQPLRIHWRGGEWRREVLDMLDRVGFPRRLAHAYPGELSGGQRQRVAIARALILNPAALICDEPTSALDVSVQAQIINLLLSLKREFNLAMVFISHNLAVVEHLSDRVCVMYQGKVVEQGECAATFANPRHDYTRRLLAATLLPKNDTRLLI